ATTTTCTCTTGAACataaaaaagagaaaggaaaaaaaaataccacTGGAAAACCATGAATTATTAATTCGTGCATTAACTGGAGAAATCACAACAAATTGAAAAATGagataatatatttataatggACTTGTGGATCGAATCGGATTGACCCGATCACAGCCAGCCGAATTTTGGAGAAACCGGACTCGACTTCGTCGAACATTATAAAGAATTCCAGCGACCCGACCGGATTATCCTGGCCGTCGACGATTCAACTCCCAGCCCAATGAAGGAGGCCACGCGCCTTACATGCTATTTACCCATAATCATTGTATTGGCAGCAGATCTATGTGTGGGCATCAGATTCTCCGCCCAGTTATCGGAGGGTTCAATTACAGACACAGCCAATCAACAACAGCTGCAAACAGCGGTTTTTGCTCTAGGAAGCTTCTGGAGATCGGAGGCGGTGTTTGGCTGCTTGGATGGGGTAGTGCGTACGACTGTCGGCTATGCCGGTGGATCCAAAACCAATCCCGAGTATCGGAGCTTAGGTGATCACGCTGAATCTGTTCAGGTCACCTCCTACGTTCCTTCTTTCTTCAGCCTATTGATTTGCATTTTATTACCGGTTTAAGTCTTTTGGTTTTGctaattggtaaaaggttggACAATTAGATCTaatttgaaatttgaggactTATCAAgattttgtttttagttttttattgcTAATTCTCATACTCGGTTGTTGAGCCTGAGAAGGCTCTAATGTTGAGTGATTGGAGATAAGTACTGGggatgtgtttttttttttttaaatgattaaCAAAATTAGTTAGGAGAGGAAAATGGTGAATATTGATTGTTCCTATGAACTATCGTTATTCTAGGCAGATCATGGAGAATTAGTCAACTTCTTTTATTGCTAATGAGTCTTAATCAAGAAAAACTGGGAAGTATTTCCTATGTTTGGGGGATTCAAGTGTAAAGATCTTGAATTGTTTTTAGCCAGTCTATGCAACTTAGTTTTTGACCGTCATCGTTCTGTTTGCTTAGAGAAGGCCTTGGAGATTCTGTAACATGACCGTGCATGAGGTTATTGCTAATGGACTTGCAACAATAGGTTTCAGTCATCCCATCAACTTTGTTTGCACTTGTTACCTTTCAGCTGGATTTCTCAGTTGTCCACCAGCACTGAGTGAGAGTGGAAGAGTGGTACTTCATTTTGTGAACTAAATGCTTGTAACAAACCTATTGTTGCAGTTTAATTTGTTATGAAGTCGGCACTCGTTTGATTTGGGTTCTTGACATAGTTAGCTGTTTCAAGCCCTTGAAACAGATCATTATTATAGTCTACTGTGGAGCTAATGTAATGTTTATCCTGCCAAGAGTTTTGCTTGTGACCTGAATTAGCTGAAAGGTGGAAAACCATTTGCCTAATCTAATCTATGATAGCCTCAATAGCATAAAAGACATCCAAATTAAAAGTTTAGCAATATGAAAGTTTATGAACACTTTGAGATAACATGCTAGTCTCGCTACAGAGAAAATGGAATTTTACTCCCAAGTCAGATACTGTTGCAATTACCAACTACCAAAACATGCTCTTTAATAGACATTCAATTATTTCTACACTTGTTTTATATATTGAAATCGATTCTGTGCAGATTGAATATGATCCTAAGttaattacttttaaacaacttttggAGGTCTTCTGGACCAGCCACGATTCTAGGCAGGTGTTTGGGCAAGGTCCTGATGTGGGTAACCAGTACAGGTACTGTTGGTAACCTGGATTGAAGTTGTATTTTCTATGTCATAATGCTGGCTTTCTTAGTTGAAACTTTCCAAGCAGATCCATCGTTTTCACAAATGGAACTGAAGAGTCAAGATTGGCTTCTGTAAGTAAAGAAAGAGAGCAGACAAGGTCAAAGAGTGGCATTGTAACCACTCAAATTCAGCAATTGGGAACATTCTATCCTGCAGAGCCTGATCATCAGGTTAGTGTCTTTCATCAACTTGTATAAATCGCAAAAGCAAAATTGGTGTTACAAGTAcaggttttcctttgttttgcTCCTATTCGGAACGGATAGGAAGGAGTCACTGTAGCAATTTGTAGATTCTGAAATAGGTGGTCCAGCAGAATTTACGAGTGCAGAAGGATGACCTCTGCTTAGTTTTGTTTAGAAGTTATTCCTGGCTTCTGCGATATTCTTACTGGGCACATTATGCACTTATGAGAATGAAAGGAAcattaatgaaaattttgacttGTGATCTTCAGAAATTTGAGCTGAAACGgaatccatttcttcttcaactaATGGGAAACTTGCCTGAagaagagatggaaaaatcaaGTCTGGCAGCCAAATTAAATGGTTATGCAGCAGAGCTTTGTCCGCCAAGATTGCAAAAACGTATTCATCCAAAGATCAATGACATCCTAAGAAAAGGTTGGCCCATCCTCAGAGAAGTTTAGGAAGAAACATTTTTTGGTGGTGAACTTAGAGATCCTGGGAGGCATATATTTTCGGAGGAAAATTTATTCAATTTCGTTCAGCTGCCCgcgacatttttttttgttaaattatacCACTAATTTAGTTTTTCCTTGGAAGATCTAAGGATTCCTTGAGAGAGATTGAGCATTATGACAAATTTGGATTTCACgacatttttcctcaaaattgGAGCGactgattttttgttttttggtacAATATTTTATCTGCTTTGTAAAGGATATTATAGTCTAATTAGTTAATTCGTTTAAggatattataatttttctgTCGTGGATACACACTGTTACGGGTACCCTGCTGGTTACTGGCACTAGGCCATTAATAATGTGAACgtgcaaaaataataaaattttatccttttcttttgggtaccataaattattattattttttaatatctCATAGTCAGATTAAAGCATTTTCACTTGTATTGAAGATTATTTAGAAAACAACAGTAACGAAGAAAATACTTAATTCTAGAAAGCTgaaaagtaaatgaaaaataaaaggtGCTCTTGCTGAAATTCTAATTGTAGTAATTAGTACGACAAATATAACGACAAAAAATCAGTTTTTACTTATCGCATCGCTTGCTCTTCGACATTTTTTGTATTCCAACTCTTCCCACTAGGGATGTGCAAACtcgaaaaatttcgatttcgaaaccgatttcgaattgaattcggaatttcgaATTCGAAATTTCGGTAATTCGGAACTGAAATCGGTAATTTCGTTTTCGAATTCGTCGAATTCGGATcgaattcaaaaataaaaattttgaaatcgaAATTATCGATTTCGAATTGGGATATTTGAATTAGGAAATTCGAATTCGATttctaataataatatttaaatataattataatataatataatttttaacaTAATAAGTTTACTAATTGAAAACGAGCTTCCGAGTTTCGACAAATTGAGCTTCCCTATCTGCAAAAACCTAATTTCTCTTAACTCACCTTGAGCTTCCGCCGCGCCGCCTCTTCCTTCATCGCCTCTTCGTCACTGTCTTCGTCACCGCTTGACTCACCGAGTCACCGACGAAGCTtactctctctcactctctttcACCGACTCTGTTTACTCTCTCACCGACACCCCTACTCACCGCTTCCATCGCCTCTTTCATCTCAGAGATTTCACTCGTGATTTGCATCACACCTGAAATTGAACACCAGTTCTTCAAGTCCGACAGAGACAGACACCATCAGCTTTCATATTCAAGACTGTCGGACAATTTGAGGTACGCCAGTGCTTTTACTCACCTTTTTCAGCTATGTTTCTTACGCCAGTGATTTTTCATCAATAATTTCAATGGCATGCTCAATCCTTATTTTTTCTTAGTTAAATGCGTTCTTTGGGTACTAATACGCACAAAAAATGGTTTTGAGTGTTAATTAACAAATTGTATTATTTGACCTTTttaatttctttgtttctttttctccctGACATACACGGAGCAACAGAGGTGCAACAGAGGTGTTgaacttttgtttttcacttATGTGTTTTCCAAGCACATCTTGAAAACCATCCAGCAGGCAGATGCCATTGTACATTTTTGTGCACTGTATGTGTTTTCTGTTCATGCTTCTGGCTGCGAACattaaatttgtcaaaagaCAGTTTGCCCgtttctaaatttatatatgacaATGTAAATTAGGgtgtttgcctatttttaaGTTGATTAGTCGTGGAATATGTGAATGTGCTGAAGGTGTTCTATGACTTTCAGTTACAATCGGCATTTGTTTGTGCTCTTTCTGAGATCTCTGAAGCTCAGCACTCAGCAGGGTTGAACTTTAATAGATAGAAGATAATGATTAGATGTGTTCATGACATGTTCGTGGATTAAATTGGTGTTAATGATTCTGGTTAACAACCTGTTTTGGTTGGAGGAGGAACGGCTTTCAAATCTCCTCTTAAATAGAGgcgggaaaaaaaaagaattcggGGAATTCGGAATCCACCgtattccgaattcaattcggtaTCGAATTCGAAATTGGAATTAGCCATTTTGAAATCGAATTTGGTCGGGAAAACTGaagccaaaatttcaaaaattttttatttcaaactTCCGAATTATCGCTTTCGATTTCGATGCGCACCCCTACttcccaccaaaaaaaaaaggaataaaaataaaagcatTTGGGCAGTGTAACGGGCTAGTTGAAAAATTGTTTAAAAGTCCAAGGCCCAAGGCCCCAGGCAGTTAAAAGTAGTAACTAGTAACTAGTTACTAGTAATTAGTAGTAACTAGTAACTAGTCCACCCATGCTTAAGTAGTAACTAGTAATTAGTAATGGTCTCTAACCAAGT
This sequence is a window from Coffea eugenioides isolate CCC68of chromosome 7, Ceug_1.0, whole genome shotgun sequence. Protein-coding genes within it:
- the LOC113777625 gene encoding peptide methionine sulfoxide reductase A5-like, whose amino-acid sequence is MKEATRLTCYLPIIIVLAADLCVGIRFSAQLSEGSITDTANQQQLQTAVFALGSFWRSEAVFGCLDGVVRTTVGYAGGSKTNPEYRSLGDHAESVQIEYDPKLITFKQLLEVFWTSHDSRQVFGQGPDVGNQYRSIVFTNGTEESRLASVSKEREQTRSKSGIVTTQIQQLGTFYPAEPDHQKFELKRNPFLLQLMGNLPEEEMEKSSLAAKLNGYAAELCPPRLQKRIHPKINDILRKGWPILREV